A window of the Agrococcus jejuensis genome harbors these coding sequences:
- a CDS encoding SdrD B-like domain-containing protein, with translation MSTALVGSGLVVVQAIAAPQASAAAQGGYVFNDAWSLTSPGSAATANTSADSSANATNGATTQIPTAYGNVGVTAAFATASGRTAGASYLTSGSNQGAYGASSSTFTGSPTVGNVPALGLVTQSSAGCGGALGTAAHQNFNGTCSVGTLTLTFSQPVTDPIMDISGLGGFAVERNGSTARGSFNSTSWTLATAGVQFANVSSGATNLSVTPTTLQVANRNASPYCNNTDRPSDWTAADVAMPAQTFAGCGSVTLQGTFTSVTFQVSNISTPWSVYPTSSHGTGTAFFRTSNGGDGINGMNITYGETSVINGSTSALQNADLQRISLRLPSTGTIGDFVWNDLNGNGVQDAGEPGVAGVQLSLLKGDGTPVTTTAGAAVTTTTGVNGAYQFTNLPFGDYRVQIGTLPTGFTLTDQDVTTTNDTLDSDFSPSTRQSGTVRITAAAPTNLTVDAGIASLGSIGDRVWRDDDADGIQDSGEPGIAGATVRLLTTTGTVVATTTTDANGAYRFDTLVYGSYVVEFVSPGASFRPTTQAAGSDRTVDSDASTTTGRSGTVTITITNPARTDVDAGFVPLGSIGDRVWLDTNRNGVQDAGEPGVAGATVTLLSQNGQQTIATTTTDANGAYLFSGLALGSYRIRVTDIPADASFTQQTAGNDVTLDSDVLATGNNAGRSGVIALTADNRDRRDIDAGVLSPLGSIGDRVWLDQDRDGIQDANEVGVAGVTVTLLDANGTAITSMVTGADGAYAFTNLAMGTYSVRFTTLPTLTSLTAQGVGSDRTVDSDANVTTATTAPITLAPGNRDRSDIDAGILAPLGSIGDRVWLDANRDGLQTAGEPGVAGVTVTLLDGDGNQVRTTTTDANGAYLFQGLELGTYSVQFATLPTGATYTTRAVGTDRTIDSDVYPSLGTTGQITLTVAAKDRTDVDAGILAPLGSIGDFVWLDANRNGVQDSGEVGVAGVTVTLLTTAGATLQTTTTDANGAYLFSNLPMGSYVVGFSNLPTGHAFTAMGAGTAATGSDASPTTGRTGTVTLQPTSSATRNRTDVDAGIVAPLGSIGDFVWLDQDRDGVQDAGEAGVAGVTVTLRNASGTAVATTTTDANGAYLFQNLELGTYSVAFSNLPTAATFTAQAQGGDANLDSDANATTGITGPVTLTVEAKDRRDVDAGVLPPLGSIGDRVWLDKDRDGIQDDGEAGLPGITVTLRDANGTAIATTTTGVDGAYSFTGLAMGTYSVAFSGLPTAATFTTQGVGSNRAVDSDADQTTGVTGPITLTPGAKDRTDVDAGVRSPLGSIGDRVWLDTDRDGIQDAGEPGVAGVTVTLRDANGTAIATTTTGADGAYVFSGLELGTYSVVFSGLPTATSLTTQGVGSDRALDSDANPTTGATAAITLTATAKDRSDVDAGVLPPLGSIGDFVWLDQDRDGIQDAGEPGVSGVTVRLVGANGMTVATTTTDANGAYLFSNLELGTYTVAFSTLPTATTLTLQGEGGDANLDSDANPATATTGAVTLTADAKDRRDVDAGVLPPLGSIGDRVWLDQDRDGIQDAGEPGVAGVTVTLRDASGAAIATTTTDANGWYVFSGLAMGDYSVAFSTLPTATSLTTQRAGSNRAIDSDANPATGATGTITLTPARKDRRDVDAGVLPPLGSIGDRVWLDTDRDGVQGQGEAGVAGVTVTLRDGDGATVATTTTDADGTYLFQGLELGTYSVAFSTLPTAATFTLAGQGGDTTLDSDADQATGITGAIVLTADAKDRRDVDAGVLPPLGSIGDRVWLDVDRDGVQGDGEVGVAGVTVTLRDANGQTIGTTTTDAEGAYVFTGLPMGDYSVVFSGLPTSATFAEQGAGDDVTVDSDADPTTGATGTITLTPATKDRTDVDAGVLPPLGSIGDFVWVDENRNGVQDEGEPGQPGITVTLLDGAGQTVATTTTGDDGSYVFPNLPMGDYTVVFSNLPTATTIATPGQGGDATRDSDANPFTGSTGTITLTPEVKDRTDVDAGILPPLGSIGDRVWLDVNRNGVQDEGELGLAGVTVTLLDANGQTVATTTTSETGSYGFVGLAMGDYSVVFSGLPTAATFAEQGAGDDVTVDSDANPTTGATGTITLTPAAKDRTDVDAGVQSPLGSIGDTVWLDANRNGVQDEDETGVAGITVTLRDATGAEVDSTETAADGTYLFDGLEMGDYTVVVSNLPTAATFTAQTQGDDRAVDSDVDVTTGATGTITLTPEAKDRTDVDAGILAPLGSIGDRVWLDTNRNGVQDEGELGQPDVTVTLLEASGAVVGTTTTDDAGAYVFTGLPMGDYSVVFSNLPTATTIATPGQGDDRALDSDANPFTGSTGTITLTPEAKDRTDVDAGILPPLGSIGDRVWLDVNRNGVQDEGEAGVADVTVTLLDANGETVATTTTSETGSYGFIGLELGDYSVVFSTLPASATFAEQGAGDDVTVDSDANPETGATGTITLTADAKDRTDVDAGILPPLGSIGDTVWLDANRNGVQDQGETGVAGVTVTLLDGTGATVATTTTGDDGSYVFPNLPMGDYTVVFSNLPTSATFAEQGAGDDVTVDSDANPETGATGTITLTPEAKDRTDVDAGVLPPLGSIGDRVWLDLDADGVQDDGEPGVAGVTVTLLDANGAALDTTTTDDDGAYAFTGLAMGTYAIEVSGLAADVRITTPAQGDAALDSDVDQATGRTGAIALTPEAKDRTDVDAGIVQLGSIGDTVWRDLDDDGIQDDGEPGVAGVTVTLLDANGQTVATTTTAADGTYLFDGLELGDYTVVVTSPAADLGFTTPGAGDDRAVDSDVAPATGAVAVTIDHEQPHRTDVDAGLVQLGSIGDRVWRDLDGDGIQDDGEPGVDGATVTLLDAAGDVVATTVTAGGGLYAFTGLAMGDYTVVFTGLPADTIPSPQGAGEDGDVDSDADETGTTGTVTLTNERPDVTDVDAGVTPVGSIGDRVWRDLDGDGIQDDGEPGVAGVTVTLLDASGAVLDSTTTDDDGAYLFEGLLLGDYSVTFTDVPAGLALTQQGAGDDRTVDSDADAATGATATVTIADGAQDRRDVDAGLVALGSIGDTVWYDADRDGIQDEGELGAAGITVVLYDAAGTEIARTETDAQGTYLFAGLAMGEYSVGFEDLGTNVSLTVAGAGDDRSVDSDANPATGRTGAVVLTNELPDVDDVDAGLVGPLGSIGSIVWYDPDFDGQREGDEDLVEGVTVILLDANGVEVARTVTDADGRYLFTGLPMGDYTVQFTDLPEGWWYTSHLVGDPETDSNADRRTGDAPVTLTQEVPDQLAIDAGLAILDTPATEPPTPSPSASEQPPTPSETPTTTPTAPAPTTTPTTPAGTPASGLPRTGAELGFAALLALLAGLLVAAGLVLGRRSRRQG, from the coding sequence GTGAGCACCGCGCTCGTCGGCTCCGGCCTCGTCGTCGTGCAGGCGATCGCCGCACCGCAGGCGTCCGCCGCCGCGCAGGGCGGCTACGTCTTCAACGACGCGTGGAGCCTGACGAGCCCCGGCTCGGCAGCGACCGCGAACACGAGCGCCGACTCGAGCGCCAACGCGACGAACGGTGCGACGACCCAGATCCCGACGGCGTACGGCAACGTCGGCGTCACGGCCGCGTTCGCGACCGCATCGGGTCGTACCGCGGGCGCGAGCTACCTCACGAGCGGCTCGAACCAGGGCGCCTACGGCGCGAGCTCGTCGACCTTCACCGGCTCGCCGACGGTCGGCAACGTGCCGGCGCTCGGTCTCGTGACGCAGTCGTCGGCAGGGTGTGGGGGCGCCCTCGGCACGGCAGCGCACCAGAACTTCAACGGCACCTGCTCGGTCGGCACGCTCACGCTCACGTTCTCGCAGCCCGTGACCGACCCGATCATGGACATCTCGGGCCTCGGCGGCTTCGCCGTCGAGCGCAACGGCAGCACCGCGCGCGGCTCGTTCAACAGCACGTCCTGGACGCTCGCCACCGCCGGCGTGCAGTTCGCCAACGTGTCGTCGGGCGCCACGAACCTCTCGGTCACGCCGACGACGCTGCAGGTCGCGAACCGCAACGCGAGCCCGTACTGCAACAACACCGACCGGCCCTCCGACTGGACCGCCGCCGACGTCGCGATGCCCGCGCAGACGTTCGCAGGCTGCGGCTCCGTGACCCTGCAGGGCACGTTCACGTCGGTCACCTTCCAGGTCTCGAACATCTCCACGCCCTGGAGCGTCTACCCGACGTCGTCGCACGGCACGGGCACGGCCTTCTTCCGCACGTCGAACGGCGGCGACGGCATCAACGGCATGAACATCACCTACGGCGAGACCTCGGTGATCAACGGCAGCACGAGCGCCCTGCAGAACGCCGACCTCCAGCGCATCTCGCTGCGCCTCCCCTCGACCGGCACCATCGGTGACTTCGTGTGGAACGACCTCAACGGCAACGGCGTGCAGGATGCCGGCGAGCCCGGCGTCGCCGGCGTGCAGCTGTCACTGCTCAAGGGCGACGGCACGCCCGTCACGACCACGGCCGGCGCCGCCGTCACCACGACGACCGGCGTGAACGGCGCGTACCAGTTCACGAACCTGCCGTTCGGCGACTACCGCGTGCAGATCGGCACGCTGCCCACGGGCTTCACGCTCACCGACCAGGACGTCACGACGACGAACGACACGCTCGACTCCGACTTCTCGCCGTCGACCCGGCAGTCGGGCACCGTGCGCATCACGGCCGCGGCCCCCACGAACCTCACGGTCGACGCCGGCATCGCGAGCCTCGGCTCGATCGGCGACCGCGTGTGGCGCGACGACGACGCCGACGGCATCCAGGACTCCGGCGAGCCCGGCATCGCCGGCGCGACCGTGCGCCTGCTGACGACGACCGGCACGGTCGTCGCCACCACGACCACCGACGCCAACGGCGCCTACCGCTTCGACACGCTCGTCTACGGCTCGTACGTCGTCGAGTTCGTCTCGCCCGGCGCGAGCTTCCGCCCGACGACGCAGGCCGCCGGCTCCGACCGCACGGTCGACTCCGACGCGAGCACCACGACGGGCCGCTCGGGCACCGTCACGATCACCATCACGAACCCTGCGCGCACCGACGTCGATGCCGGCTTCGTGCCGCTCGGCTCGATCGGCGACCGCGTGTGGCTCGACACGAATCGCAACGGCGTGCAGGACGCCGGCGAGCCCGGCGTCGCCGGCGCGACCGTGACGCTGCTGTCGCAGAACGGCCAGCAGACGATCGCGACGACCACGACCGACGCCAACGGCGCGTACCTGTTCTCGGGCCTCGCGCTCGGCAGCTACCGCATCCGCGTGACCGACATCCCCGCCGACGCGAGCTTCACCCAGCAGACGGCCGGCAACGACGTCACGCTCGACTCCGACGTGCTCGCGACCGGCAACAACGCGGGCCGCTCGGGCGTCATCGCCCTCACCGCCGACAACCGCGACCGTCGCGACATCGACGCCGGCGTGCTGTCGCCGCTCGGCTCGATCGGCGATCGCGTGTGGCTCGACCAGGACCGCGACGGCATCCAGGACGCCAACGAGGTCGGCGTCGCCGGCGTCACGGTGACGCTGCTCGACGCGAACGGCACCGCCATCACGTCGATGGTCACGGGCGCCGACGGCGCCTACGCGTTCACGAACCTGGCCATGGGCACGTACTCCGTGCGCTTCACGACGCTCCCCACGCTCACGTCGCTCACGGCGCAGGGCGTCGGCTCCGACCGCACCGTCGACTCCGACGCGAACGTCACGACGGCGACGACCGCGCCCATCACGCTGGCCCCTGGCAACCGCGACCGCTCGGACATCGACGCCGGCATCCTCGCGCCCCTCGGCTCGATCGGCGACCGCGTGTGGCTCGACGCCAACCGCGACGGTCTGCAGACCGCTGGCGAGCCCGGCGTCGCCGGCGTCACGGTGACGCTGCTCGACGGCGACGGCAACCAGGTGCGCACGACGACGACCGACGCGAACGGCGCCTACCTGTTCCAGGGCCTCGAGCTCGGCACCTACTCGGTGCAGTTCGCGACGCTGCCCACGGGCGCCACGTACACGACGCGCGCCGTCGGCACCGACCGCACGATCGACTCCGACGTGTACCCGTCGCTCGGCACCACGGGGCAGATCACGCTGACGGTCGCCGCGAAGGACCGCACCGACGTGGATGCCGGCATCCTCGCCCCGCTCGGCTCGATCGGCGACTTCGTGTGGCTCGACGCCAACCGCAACGGCGTGCAGGACTCGGGCGAGGTCGGCGTCGCCGGCGTCACCGTGACGCTGCTCACGACGGCCGGCGCGACGCTGCAGACCACGACGACGGACGCCAACGGCGCCTACCTGTTCTCGAACCTCCCCATGGGCTCGTACGTCGTCGGCTTCTCGAACCTGCCGACCGGCCACGCCTTCACCGCCATGGGCGCCGGCACGGCCGCGACGGGCTCCGACGCGAGCCCCACGACGGGTCGCACGGGCACCGTCACGCTGCAGCCGACGTCGTCGGCGACCCGCAACCGCACCGACGTCGACGCCGGCATCGTCGCGCCCCTCGGCTCGATCGGCGACTTCGTGTGGCTCGACCAGGACCGTGACGGCGTGCAGGATGCGGGCGAGGCCGGCGTGGCCGGCGTCACCGTGACGCTGCGCAACGCGTCGGGCACCGCCGTCGCCACGACGACGACCGACGCCAACGGCGCGTACCTGTTCCAGAACCTCGAGCTCGGCACCTACTCGGTCGCCTTCTCGAACCTCCCCACGGCTGCCACGTTCACGGCGCAGGCGCAGGGCGGCGACGCGAACCTCGACTCCGACGCCAACGCGACGACGGGCATCACCGGCCCCGTGACGCTCACGGTCGAGGCGAAGGACCGCCGCGACGTGGATGCGGGCGTGCTGCCGCCGCTCGGCTCGATCGGCGACCGCGTGTGGCTCGACAAGGACCGCGACGGCATCCAGGACGACGGCGAGGCCGGCCTGCCCGGCATCACCGTGACGCTGCGCGACGCCAACGGCACCGCCATCGCGACGACCACGACGGGCGTCGACGGCGCCTACTCGTTCACGGGCCTCGCGATGGGCACGTACTCGGTGGCCTTCTCGGGCCTGCCGACGGCCGCGACGTTCACGACGCAGGGCGTGGGCTCGAACCGCGCCGTCGACTCCGACGCCGACCAGACGACGGGCGTCACGGGCCCCATCACGCTGACGCCTGGTGCGAAGGACCGCACCGACGTCGACGCGGGCGTGCGCTCGCCGCTCGGCTCGATCGGCGACCGCGTGTGGCTCGACACCGACCGCGACGGCATCCAGGACGCGGGCGAGCCCGGCGTGGCCGGCGTCACCGTGACGCTGCGCGACGCGAACGGAACGGCGATCGCGACCACGACGACGGGTGCCGACGGCGCGTACGTCTTCTCGGGCCTCGAGCTCGGCACGTACTCGGTCGTCTTCTCGGGCCTGCCGACGGCGACGTCGCTCACGACGCAGGGCGTCGGCTCCGACCGCGCGCTCGACTCCGACGCGAACCCGACCACGGGTGCCACGGCCGCCATCACGCTGACGGCGACCGCGAAGGACCGCAGCGACGTCGACGCGGGCGTGCTGCCCCCGCTCGGCTCGATCGGCGACTTCGTCTGGCTCGACCAGGACCGCGACGGCATCCAGGATGCGGGCGAGCCCGGCGTCTCGGGCGTCACGGTGCGCCTCGTGGGTGCGAACGGCATGACCGTGGCGACCACGACGACCGACGCGAATGGCGCGTACCTCTTCTCGAACCTCGAGCTCGGCACCTACACGGTCGCGTTCTCGACGCTGCCGACGGCCACGACGCTCACGCTGCAGGGCGAGGGCGGCGACGCGAACCTCGACTCCGACGCGAACCCCGCGACGGCGACGACGGGTGCCGTGACGCTCACGGCCGACGCGAAGGACCGTCGCGACGTCGACGCCGGCGTGCTGCCGCCGCTCGGCTCGATCGGCGACCGCGTGTGGCTCGACCAGGACCGCGACGGCATCCAGGATGCGGGCGAGCCCGGCGTGGCCGGCGTCACCGTGACGCTGCGCGACGCCTCGGGCGCCGCGATCGCCACGACCACGACCGACGCGAACGGCTGGTACGTGTTCTCGGGGCTCGCGATGGGCGACTACTCGGTCGCGTTCTCGACGCTGCCCACGGCGACGTCGCTCACGACGCAGCGTGCGGGCTCGAACCGCGCCATCGACTCCGACGCGAACCCCGCGACGGGTGCCACGGGCACGATCACGCTCACGCCGGCGCGCAAGGACCGCCGCGACGTGGATGCGGGCGTGCTGCCGCCGCTCGGCTCGATCGGCGACCGCGTGTGGCTCGACACGGACCGTGACGGCGTGCAGGGCCAGGGCGAGGCCGGCGTGGCCGGCGTCACCGTGACGCTGCGCGACGGCGACGGTGCGACGGTCGCCACGACGACGACCGACGCGGACGGCACGTACCTCTTCCAGGGTCTCGAGCTCGGCACCTACTCGGTGGCGTTCTCGACCCTCCCGACCGCGGCGACCTTCACGCTGGCGGGTCAGGGCGGCGACACGACGCTCGACTCCGACGCCGACCAGGCGACGGGCATCACGGGTGCGATCGTGCTCACGGCCGACGCGAAGGACCGTCGTGACGTGGATGCGGGCGTGCTGCCGCCGCTCGGCTCGATCGGCGACCGCGTGTGGCTCGACGTCGACCGCGACGGCGTGCAGGGCGACGGCGAGGTCGGCGTGGCCGGCGTCACCGTGACGCTGCGCGACGCGAACGGCCAGACGATCGGCACGACGACGACCGACGCCGAGGGCGCCTACGTCTTCACCGGCCTGCCCATGGGCGACTACTCCGTGGTCTTCTCGGGCCTGCCCACCTCGGCGACCTTCGCCGAGCAGGGCGCGGGCGACGACGTCACCGTCGACTCCGACGCGGACCCGACCACGGGTGCCACGGGCACGATCACGCTGACCCCGGCCACGAAGGACCGCACCGACGTCGACGCGGGCGTGCTGCCCCCGCTCGGCTCGATCGGCGACTTCGTGTGGGTCGACGAGAACCGGAACGGCGTGCAGGACGAGGGCGAGCCGGGCCAGCCCGGCATCACCGTGACGCTGCTCGACGGCGCCGGCCAGACGGTCGCGACGACGACGACGGGCGACGACGGCTCGTACGTCTTCCCGAACCTCCCGATGGGCGACTACACGGTCGTGTTCTCGAACCTGCCGACCGCGACGACCATCGCGACCCCCGGCCAGGGCGGCGACGCGACGCGCGACTCCGACGCGAACCCCTTCACGGGCTCGACGGGCACGATCACGCTGACGCCCGAGGTCAAGGACCGCACCGACGTGGATGCAGGCATCCTGCCGCCGCTCGGCTCGATCGGCGACCGCGTGTGGCTCGACGTGAACCGGAACGGCGTGCAGGACGAGGGCGAGCTCGGCCTCGCCGGCGTCACGGTGACGCTGCTCGACGCGAACGGCCAGACGGTCGCGACGACGACGACCTCCGAGACCGGCTCGTACGGCTTCGTCGGCCTGGCGATGGGCGACTACTCGGTCGTCTTCTCGGGCCTGCCCACGGCGGCGACGTTCGCCGAGCAGGGCGCCGGCGACGACGTGACCGTCGACTCCGACGCGAACCCGACCACGGGTGCGACGGGCACGATCACGCTCACGCCGGCCGCGAAGGACCGCACCGACGTGGATGCCGGCGTGCAGTCGCCGCTCGGCTCGATCGGCGACACCGTCTGGCTCGACGCGAACCGGAACGGCGTGCAGGACGAGGACGAGACCGGCGTCGCTGGCATCACCGTGACGCTGCGCGACGCGACGGGTGCCGAGGTCGACTCGACCGAGACCGCCGCCGACGGCACGTACCTCTTCGACGGCCTCGAGATGGGCGACTACACGGTCGTCGTCTCGAACCTCCCGACGGCTGCGACCTTCACGGCGCAGACGCAGGGCGACGACCGGGCCGTCGACTCCGACGTCGACGTCACGACGGGTGCGACCGGCACGATCACGCTGACCCCCGAGGCCAAGGACCGGACCGACGTGGATGCGGGCATCCTCGCGCCGCTCGGCTCGATCGGCGACCGCGTGTGGCTCGACACGAACCGCAACGGCGTGCAGGACGAGGGCGAGCTGGGCCAGCCCGACGTCACCGTCACCCTGCTCGAGGCGTCGGGCGCCGTCGTCGGCACCACGACGACCGACGATGCCGGCGCGTACGTCTTCACGGGCCTGCCGATGGGCGACTACTCGGTGGTGTTCTCGAACCTGCCGACCGCGACGACCATCGCGACGCCCGGCCAGGGCGACGACCGCGCGCTCGACTCCGACGCGAACCCCTTCACGGGCTCGACCGGCACGATCACGCTGACTCCCGAGGCCAAGGACCGGACCGACGTGGATGCAGGCATCCTGCCGCCGCTCGGCTCGATCGGCGACCGCGTGTGGCTCGACGTGAACCGGAACGGCGTGCAGGACGAGGGCGAGGCCGGCGTGGCCGACGTCACCGTGACGCTGCTCGACGCGAACGGCGAGACCGTCGCGACGACGACGACCTCGGAGACCGGCTCGTACGGCTTCATCGGCCTCGAGCTCGGCGACTACTCGGTCGTGTTCTCGACCCTCCCGGCCTCGGCGACCTTCGCCGAGCAGGGTGCGGGCGACGACGTGACGGTCGACTCCGACGCGAACCCGGAGACGGGTGCGACGGGCACGATCACGCTCACGGCCGACGCGAAGGACCGGACCGACGTGGATGCGGGCATCCTGCCGCCGCTCGGCTCGATCGGCGACACTGTCTGGCTCGACGCGAACCGGAACGGCGTGCAGGACCAGGGTGAGACCGGCGTCGCCGGCGTCACCGTGACGCTGCTCGACGGCACGGGCGCGACGGTCGCCACGACCACGACCGGCGACGACGGCTCGTACGTCTTCCCGAACCTCCCGATGGGCGACTACACGGTCGTGTTCTCGAACCTCCCGACGTCGGCGACCTTCGCCGAGCAGGGTGCGGGCGACGACGTGACGGTCGACTCCGACGCGAACCCGGAGACGGGTGCGACCGGCACGATCACGCTCACGCCCGAGGCGAAGGACCGCACCGACGTCGACGCTGGCGTGCTGCCGCCGCTCGGCTCGATCGGCGACCGAGTGTGGCTCGACCTCGACGCCGACGGCGTGCAGGACGACGGCGAGCCCGGCGTGGCCGGCGTCACCGTGACGCTGCTCGACGCGAACGGCGCCGCGCTCGACACGACGACGACCGACGACGACGGCGCGTACGCCTTCACGGGTCTCGCGATGGGCACCTACGCGATCGAGGTCTCGGGCCTCGCCGCCGACGTGCGCATCACGACCCCCGCGCAGGGCGACGCCGCGCTCGACTCCGACGTGGACCAGGCCACGGGCCGCACGGGCGCCATCGCCCTCACGCCCGAGGCGAAGGACCGCACCGACGTCGACGCGGGCATCGTGCAGCTCGGCTCGATCGGCGACACCGTCTGGCGCGACCTCGACGACGACGGCATCCAGGACGACGGCGAGCCCGGCGTGGCCGGCGTCACCGTGACGCTGCTCGACGCGAACGGCCAGACGGTCGCGACGACCACGACGGCTGCCGACGGCACCTACCTGTTCGACGGTCTCGAGCTCGGCGACTACACGGTCGTCGTGACGAGCCCCGCCGCGGACCTCGGCTTCACGACGCCGGGTGCAGGCGACGACCGTGCGGTCGACTCCGACGTCGCACCCGCCACGGGTGCGGTCGCGGTCACGATCGACCACGAGCAGCCGCACCGCACCGACGTCGACGCCGGCCTCGTGCAGCTCGGCTCCATCGGCGACCGCGTGTGGCGCGACCTCGACGGCGACGGCATCCAGGACGACGGCGAGCCCGGCGTCGACGGCGCGACCGTGACCCTCCTCGACGCCGCGGGCGACGTGGTGGCCACGACGGTCACGGCAGGTGGCGGCCTCTACGCCTTCACCGGCCTGGCCATGGGCGACTACACGGTCGTGTTCACGGGCCTGCCCGCCGATACCATCCCGTCGCCCCAGGGTGCGGGCGAGGACGGCGACGTCGACTCCGACGCCGACGAGACCGGCACCACGGGCACGGTGACGCTCACGAACGAGCGTCCCGACGTCACCGACGTCGACGCGGGCGTCACGCCCGTCGGCTCGATCGGCGACCGCGTGTGGCGCGACCTCGACGGCGACGGCATCCAGGACGACGGCGAGCCCGGCGTGGCCGGCGTCACCGTGACGCTGCTCGACGCCTCGGGCGCCGTGCTCGACTCGACGACGACCGACGACGACGGCGCGTACCTCTTCGAGGGCCTGCTGCTCGGCGACTACTCGGTCACGTTCACCGACGTGCCCGCAGGCCTCGCCCTCACGCAGCAGGGTGCCGGCGACGACCGCACGGTCGACTCCGACGCCGACGCGGCGACGGGCGCGACGGCGACGGTCACGATCGCCGACGGCGCGCAGGACCGCCGCGACGTCGACGCGGGCCTCGTGGCCCTCGGCTCCATCGGCGACACCGTCTGGTACGACGCCGACCGCGACGGCATCCAGGACGAGGGCGAGCTCGGCGCAGCCGGCATCACCGTCGTGCTGTACGACGCCGCGGGCACCGAGATCGCACGCACCGAGACGGATGCGCAGGGCACGTACCTGTTCGCCGGCCTCGCGATGGGCGAGTACTCGGTCGGCTTCGAGGACCTCGGCACGAACGTGTCCCTCACGGTCGCAGGTGCCGGCGACGACCGCTCGGTCGACTCCGACGCGAACCCGGCCACGGGTCGCACGGGTGCCGTGGTGCTCACGAACGAGCTGCCCGACGTCGACGACGTCGACGCAGGCCTCGTGGGCCCGCTCGGCTCGATCGGCTCGATCGTCTGGTACGACCCGGACTTCGACGGTCAGCGCGAGGGCGACGAGGATCTCGTCGAGGGCGTCACGGTGATCCTGCTCGATGCGAACGGCGTCGAGGTGGCGCGCACGGTGACGGATGCCGACGGTCGGTACCTGTTCACGGGCCTGCCGATGGGCGACTACACGGTGCAGTTCACCGACCTGCCCGAGGGCTGGTGGTACACGAGCCACCTCGTGGGCGACCCCGAGACCGACTCGAACGCCGACCGCCGCACGGGCGACGCCCCGGTGACGCTGACGCAGGAGGTGCCGGACCAGCTGGCGATCGACGCGGGTCTCGCGATCCTCGACACGCCCGCCACGGAGCCGCCGACGCCGAGCCCCTCGGCCTCGGAGCAGCCCCCGACCCCGTCGGAGACGCCGACGACGACGCCGACGGCCCCCGCGCCGACGACGACGCCGACGACGCCGGCAGGCACGCCCGCCTCGGGTCTGCCCCGCACGGGTGCCGAGCTCGGCTTCGCCGCCCTGCTCGCGCTGCTCGCCGGCCTGCTCGTGGCCGCCGGCCTCGTGCTCGGCCGCCGCAGCCGCCGCCAGGGCTGA